The genome window CGCCGACGGCGCCCGCCCGGGCCGACCCGGCTGCCGTGCTACGAGAACCGGCGCCGCCGGACGCGACGGGCGGCACTCCCGGAACGGCAGCGTCCGGACGGCCCCGACTCGCTAGCGTCCGAGCCGTGCCCGACCTCACGAACGACCGGCCCCTGGCGTCGTACAGGACGTGCTGAGCTTCCTCGCCGTCGCGCTGGTCGTGGTCGTGTCGCCGGGCCCGGACTTCGCCCTCGTGACCCGCAACGTGCTGGCCGGCGGGCCGGCGGCCGGGTTCGCCACCCTGGCCGGGCTGTTCAGCGGCGTCGCCGTCCACGTCACGGCCGCCGTCCTCGGCGTGTCGGCCGTGCTGGCCGCGTCGGCCACCGCCTTCACCGTGCTCAAGCTGGTCGGGGGCGCCTACCTCGTCGTCCTCGGCTTCGCCGCCCTCCGCGACGCCCACCGGTCCCGCCGCCGGGCGCCCGCCGCCGCAGCCGCCGACGGCGATGGTCAGCCGGCCGCCGCGGGGACCTCCGCCGCCCGCCTCGACCCCCGCACCTGCTGGCGCCAGGGCTTCCTCAGCAACGCCCTGAACCCCAAGGTGGCGCTGTTCTTCGTCACCTTCGTCCCCCAGTTCGTCGCCCCCGGGCCGGGCGCCACCCTCCGCACGCTCGGCCTGTCCGTCGTGTTCGTCGCCATGGCCGTCACCTGGATGACCGGCTACGTGCTCCTCCTCGGCCGCGTCCAGCGCTTCCTCCGCCGCCCGGCGGTCCAGCGCCGCCTCGAGGCTCTGAGCGGCGCCGCCCTGGCCGCCGTCGGGGGGCGCCTCCTGCTCGCCTCGTCGTAGCCGGTGATCCTGGTCGACCTGGAGCGGGTGTCGGCCGCTCGCCCGGACCGGCCGCTGTTCGAGGACCTCTCGCTCACCGTCGCCACCGGCGACCGCATCGGCGTCGTCGGCCGCAACGGCACCGGCAAGTCCACCCTCCTGCGGGTCGTCGCCGGCGCCGGCGAGCCGGAGGCCGGCACCGTGCGGCGGGGCCGTGGGGCGACCGTGTCGTTCCTGCCCCAGCGCCCCGACCTCGCCGGGCGGACGGTGGCCGACGCCGTCGGCGACGGGTGGGAGGCGGCCGCCGTGCTCGACCGGGTCGGCATGGCCGGGACCGGCGACCGCGACCTGACGACCCTCTCCGGCGGCCAGGCCAAGCGGGTGGCGCTGGCCCGGGTGCTGCTCGACGGCGCCGACCTGCTCGTGCTCGACGAGCCGACCAACCACCTCGACCTCGACGCCGTCGCCTGGCTGGAGGACCGCCTGGACGAGCACCGCGGCGGCCTCGTCCTCGTCACCCACGACCGCCACGTCCTCGACCGCCTGACGACGCGGGTGCTCGAGCTCGACCGGGGCCGCGCCTACGTCCACGAGGGCGGCTATCGCAGCTGGCTCGAGGCGAGGGCCGAGCGGGAGGAGCGGATGGCCGCCGCCGAGGCCACCCGCCGCATCCTCGCCCGCAAGGAGCTGGCCTGGCTCCGGCGGGGCGCGCCGGCCAGGACCCGCAAGCCGAAGGCGAGGATCGACGCGGCGACGGCCATCGTCGAGGGCGGGCCGCCCGCCCCCGAGCGCGCCGGCGACCTCGACCTCGCCGTCGCCCGCACGCCCCGGCTGGGCGACCTCGTGGTCGAGTGCGACGGCGTCGGCCACCGCTACGGCGACGGGCCGTGGTTGTTCCGGGGCCTCGACCTGCTGCTCGACCGCCGGGAGCGCCTCGGCGTGGTCGGCCCCAACGGCAGCGGCAAGTCGACCCTGCTCGACCTGCTGGCCGGCCGCCGGGAGCCGGCCGAGGGCAGCGTGCGGCGGGGCCCGACCGTGCGGGTCGGCTACTGGGACCAGCAGGGGGTCGACCTCGACCCCGCGCAGCGGGTGCGCGACGCGGTGGCCGGCCCGGCCAGGGCCCCCGACCACGAGGACGCCGCCCTGCTCGAGCGGTTCTGGTTCGACGCCGACGCCCAGTACGCGCCGATCGGCACGTTGTCGGGCGGCGAGCGGCGCCGCCTCCAGCTGCTGCTCGTGCTGGCCGCCCGACCGAACGTGCTCCTGCTCGACGAGCCGACCAACGACCTCGACCTCGACACCCTCCGCGCCCTCGAGGACTTCCTCGACGGCTGGCCCGGCGCCCTCGTGGTCGTCAGCCACGACCGCGCCTTCCTCGAGCGGACGGTCGAGGACGTGCTGGCGGTGGACGGGTCGGGCGGCGCCGGGCTCGTCCCCGGCGGGTACGCGGCGTGGGAGGAGGAGCGGCGGCGCCGGCCGGCCCGGGCCTCGGCCAGGAACGGGCGGGCCGGGCGGGTCGACGGCGGCGACCGCCCGGACGCCAGGCCCGACGGCGACCCACCGCGAGCGAGGTCGGCCAGCACCGTGCGCCACCTGCTGCGCCAGGTCGAGCGGGACGTCGCCCGGGCCGAGGCGGCCAGGGACGCGGCGGCCGCCGCCCTCGACGCCGCCGTGGCGTCGGGCGACCACCGGGCCGTCGCGTCCGCCGGCGAGGCGGTCGCCGCCGCCGACGCCGCGCTGGCCGAGGCCGAGGAGCGGTGGCTGGCCGTCGCCGAGGAGGCCGAGGGCACGTCGCCATGACGCCGTCCCGCCGGGGCCGCCGCCGGCCGCCCGACGGAGCAGCCGGGACCGCCGCCAACCAGGCCGGCCGCGCCCCCGCCGCCGCCCCGGCCCCGGCCCCGGCCCCGGCCCCGGCCGAACGGTCGCCCGCCGGCAGCGGTGGTCAAGCCGGCCCGCCCGCCGGCCGAGAATCTGGCATGCGGCGGTGCCTGCTCGTCGTCGTCCTCGTCGCCGTCGGCCTCGTGCCGAACGGCGTCCACGCCGCCGCGGCCGGCGCCTGCCCGGTGTTCCCGGCCGACAACCCGTGGAACACCGACGTGTCCGCCTACCCGCTCCACCCCCGGTCGGCCGACTACCTCCGCAGCATCGGCCTCACCGAGACGCTCCACCCCGACTTCGGCACGGTGTGGGCCGGCGCCCCGAACGGCATCCCCTACGTCCACGTCGGCGCCGGCCAGCGCGACGTCCCCGTCCGGTTCGCCTACGACGACGAGAGCGACCCCGGCCCCTACCCGATCCCGCCCGATGCGCCGATCGAGGGCGGGCCGGACGGCGACGGCGACCGCCACGTGATCGTCGTCGACGACGCCGACTGCCGCCTCTACGAGCTGTTCGACGCCCACCCGTTGCGGGACGGCCGGCGGTGGCGGGCCGGCTCGGGCGCGGTGTTCGACCTGCGCAGCAACGCCCTCCGGCCCGACCACTGGACGTCGGCCGACGCCGCCGGGCTGCCCATCTATCCCGGCCTCGTCCGCTACGACGAGGTCGTCGGCGACGGCGTCATCGACCACGCCCTGCGGTTCACGGTGAGCCGCACGCAGCGGGGGTTCGTCCACCCCGCCACCCACTTCGCGTCGTCGAGCACCGACCCGACGCTCCCGCCCATGGGCCTGCGCCTGCGCCTGCGGGCCGCCTACAGCTGCGCCGGCCTGTCGAGCGAGGTGCAGGTCATCTGCACCGCGCTCAAGCGCTACGGCATGTTCGTGGCGGACAACGGCAGCGACTGGTACGTGTCCGGGGCGCCCGACCCCCGCTGGGACGACGACGCCCTCCACGACCTCGGCGCCATCCCCGGCAGCGCGTTCGAGGTCGTCGACACCGGCCCGATCATCCGGTGACGCCTAGGGTGCGGTCCCCGTGGACCTCACCGCCGTCGCCGACGAGGAGTTCTGCTACCTGACCACGACCGGGCGGGTCACCGGGCGGCAGCACACCATCGAGATCTGGTTCGCGGTCGTCGACGGGCGGGCCTGGCTGCTCTCCGGCGGCGGCGACCGGGCCGACTGGGTGCGGAACCTGCGGGCCGACCCGAGGGTCCGGCTGCGGGTCGGCGACGAGGAGGTGGCGGCCACGGCGACCGTCGTCGACGGCGACGACGACGACGGGCGGGCCCGGCGGCTGCTCGCCGCCAAGTACCAGGGGTGGGCCGAGGGGCGGCCGCTGTCGGGGTGGGCGACGTCCTCGCTGCTCGTGGCCGTCGACCCCGCCGGGGCCTGAGCGGTGGCGCTCGACGGCCGGGTCGCCCTGGTCACCGGCGGTGGCCGGGGCATCGGCCGGGCGATCTCGCTGGCCCTCGCCGAGGACGGCGCCGACGTCGCCGTCGGCTACCGGCGCGACGCCGACGCGGCCGAGGAGGTCGTGGGCCTGGTACGGGGCATGGGCCGGCGCTCGGGCGCCTACCGGGGCGCGCTCGACGACCCGGAGGAGGTCCGGGCCATGGCCGCGGCCGTCGTGGCCGACCTCGGCCCGGTCGACCTGCTCGTCAACAACGCGGGGATCGCCAGCCGGGGCCGGTCGGTGGCCGACACCGACGCCGCCGAGCTCGAGCGGGTGCTGCGGGTGCACGCCGTCGGCCCCCACCAGCTCACGGCCGCGCTGCTGCCCGGCCTGCGAGCCAGGCCGCGGGCCGACGTGGTGTTCGTCTCGAGCGTGGCCGCCCGCACCCTGGCGCCGAACGGGGCGCCGTACAACATGGGCAAGGCGGCCATGGAGGCGCTCGCCGTCACGCTCATGAAGGAGGAGCGGGGGACCGGCATCCGGGTCAACGTCGTGGCGCCCGGGCTGGTCGAGACCGAGATGGGCCGGCGCCTGGTGCGGGCGACGGCCGGGGTCGAGGACCTCCGCACGCTCGACCCGTCGATGCCGTTCGGCCGGGTGTGCCAGCCCGAGGACGTGGCCGCCGTCGTCCGCTTCCTCGTCGGCGACGCGGCCGGCTACGTCAACGGCCAGGTGATCACCGTCGACGGCGGCGCCACCCGCTGACCCGGCCGGCACCCGGTCGACCGCGGTCCACCCGCGGACCCGGGCCGGCGCCGCCGTAGCCTGGGGCCCATGGCCGATGTCACCACCGAACCGGTCGTGGTCGTCACCGAGGCCGCCCGCCGGCGGATCCTCGAGCTGCGGGCCGCGGAGACCGACGCCGACACGCTCGGCCTGCGGGTCGAGGTGATCGGCGCCAGCGGGGCCGACTACACCTACGACCTGGCCTTCGAGCCCGTGTCCGAGGCCGACCCCGACGACGTGGTCGAGGACCAGGGCGGGCTCCCGGTGGTCGTCCCGGCGTCGTCGGTCGACAAGCTCCGGGGCGCCACCCTCGACGTGCCGGCCGGCGCCGAACAGGGCGGCCTCGTGCTGCGCAACCCGAACCGGCCGAGCCCGTTCACGATCAGCGGCGACGTCGAGCTCACCGGCGAGCTCCCCGACAAGGTCCGCCAGCTCCTCGACGAGCAGGTCAACCCGGCGATCGCCGCGCACGGCGGGTACGCCGAGCTCGTGGGTGTCGACGGGACCGCCGTCCTGGTCCGCATGGGGGGCGGC of Acidimicrobiales bacterium contains these proteins:
- a CDS encoding SDR family oxidoreductase, with amino-acid sequence MALDGRVALVTGGGRGIGRAISLALAEDGADVAVGYRRDADAAEEVVGLVRGMGRRSGAYRGALDDPEEVRAMAAAVVADLGPVDLLVNNAGIASRGRSVADTDAAELERVLRVHAVGPHQLTAALLPGLRARPRADVVFVSSVAARTLAPNGAPYNMGKAAMEALAVTLMKEERGTGIRVNVVAPGLVETEMGRRLVRATAGVEDLRTLDPSMPFGRVCQPEDVAAVVRFLVGDAAGYVNGQVITVDGGATR
- a CDS encoding NifU family protein, whose product is MADVTTEPVVVVTEAARRRILELRAAETDADTLGLRVEVIGASGADYTYDLAFEPVSEADPDDVVEDQGGLPVVVPASSVDKLRGATLDVPAGAEQGGLVLRNPNRPSPFTISGDVELTGELPDKVRQLLDEQVNPAIAAHGGYAELVGVDGTAVLVRMGGGCQGCAMSAMTLRMGIEAMIKEALPEVTEVVDVTDHASGDNPFYS
- a CDS encoding nitroreductase family deazaflavin-dependent oxidoreductase, with amino-acid sequence MDLTAVADEEFCYLTTTGRVTGRQHTIEIWFAVVDGRAWLLSGGGDRADWVRNLRADPRVRLRVGDEEVAATATVVDGDDDDGRARRLLAAKYQGWAEGRPLSGWATSSLLVAVDPAGA
- a CDS encoding LysE family translocator, which translates into the protein MLSFLAVALVVVVSPGPDFALVTRNVLAGGPAAGFATLAGLFSGVAVHVTAAVLGVSAVLAASATAFTVLKLVGGAYLVVLGFAALRDAHRSRRRAPAAAAADGDGQPAAAGTSAARLDPRTCWRQGFLSNALNPKVALFFVTFVPQFVAPGPGATLRTLGLSVVFVAMAVTWMTGYVLLLGRVQRFLRRPAVQRRLEALSGAALAAVGGRLLLASS
- a CDS encoding ABC-F family ATP-binding cassette domain-containing protein, producing the protein MILVDLERVSAARPDRPLFEDLSLTVATGDRIGVVGRNGTGKSTLLRVVAGAGEPEAGTVRRGRGATVSFLPQRPDLAGRTVADAVGDGWEAAAVLDRVGMAGTGDRDLTTLSGGQAKRVALARVLLDGADLLVLDEPTNHLDLDAVAWLEDRLDEHRGGLVLVTHDRHVLDRLTTRVLELDRGRAYVHEGGYRSWLEARAEREERMAAAEATRRILARKELAWLRRGAPARTRKPKARIDAATAIVEGGPPAPERAGDLDLAVARTPRLGDLVVECDGVGHRYGDGPWLFRGLDLLLDRRERLGVVGPNGSGKSTLLDLLAGRREPAEGSVRRGPTVRVGYWDQQGVDLDPAQRVRDAVAGPARAPDHEDAALLERFWFDADAQYAPIGTLSGGERRRLQLLLVLAARPNVLLLDEPTNDLDLDTLRALEDFLDGWPGALVVVSHDRAFLERTVEDVLAVDGSGGAGLVPGGYAAWEEERRRRPARASARNGRAGRVDGGDRPDARPDGDPPRARSASTVRHLLRQVERDVARAEAARDAAAAALDAAVASGDHRAVASAGEAVAAADAALAEAEERWLAVAEEAEGTSP